GCACCGAACTCTACCGGGGCGTAGGCGTCATCGTGATGGCGGGCATTATCGGCGCTACACTGGTAACCCTCACCATGCTGCCCTCCCTGACCGTGTTCGTGCTGGAGTGGCACCAGCGCCACACTCAGACACAAATCCATCATCCATGAAATCGCAGCCCCCGGAAATGCAGGAAGAAATCAGGAACCTGACACAACTGCTGTTTCAGCTGGAGCAAGGAACCCGTGCGCAGGATCGCGTGTCTCTCGCGCAGGTCCTTGAGGCACTGGGGCAGCGTTCTTTTGCCCCCTTGTTGCTGGTAGCCGGGCTCATCCTGTTTTCACCGCTGTCTGGTATCCCCGGCGTCCCCACGCTGATGGGGCTTCTGATACTGCTCACCTCGGTGCAGATGCTGATGCTGCGGCGCCACCTGTGGCTACCGCAATGGCTGTTGAGGAAATCCATCGCCGGCCCCCGCTTCCATCGGGCCCTGCAGTGGCTGCAACGCCCGGCCGCGTTCATCGACCGCTGGCTGCGACCCCGCCTGCCCGCACTGGTGCATCGCGTGGGGACTTACCTCACCGCGCTGCTGTGCACGGCGATCGCGGCGGCACTGCCGGTGATGGAGCTACTGCCCTTCTCAGCCACCATCGCCGGGCTGGCACTGACCGCATTCGGGCTGGCGCTGGTTGCTCAGGACGGACTGGTTGCGCTGCTCGCCCTGGCCGTGATGGGCTCTCTGGCCGGGGTGGCGATGCTGGCGTGGGTCTGAATAATGCCGGCGAGCAACCGGCAAGGATCAGGCGTCCACCGGAACCTGTTTTTCCGGCACACTGACAAGGCGCACATCGCGTTGCGGAAATGGAATTTCGATGCCGTGTTCCTGCAGGGTCTCGAGGATCATCAGCAACAGATCACCACCCACCCGGTTGCGCCCGTCATCGATGCCCTCCATCCAGAACTCCACAAACATATTCACCCCGTTATCACCGAAACTGTCGATTTCGCAGTCGGGGCGTTCTTCCAATGGCACCTCGGGGCCACTCAAGACTTTCGGGTGACTGGCCACGGTTTCCTTGATGATCTCCACCAGCTCGCGGACATTGGTGTTGTAGCCAACCCCGAAGTCCACACGGTAGCGCTGTTTCTTGTTTTTGTGCGTCCAGTTGATAAAGGAATTTGATACGAACTTTTCATTGGGCACCACGATGTCTTTACCATCGAAGGTTTCCAGCGTGGTCGAGCGCATATTGAGCTGTGTGACCAGCCCCTTCCGGCCATCCTCCATCTCGATATAGTCACCGACGGATACCGAGCGATCGAGAATGATGATGATCCCCGATATGAAATTCGAGGCGATTGTCTGCAGGCCGAAGCCGATACCCACACCAACCGCACCCCCAAACACGGCAAGTGCAGTGAGGTTGATGCCCATCAACTGCAGAATCAGCACCGCAATAATGACGAACAGGCCAATCTCAAACAGTTTGGCCACGACTTCACGGGTGCGGAAATCCAGGGTTTCCTGCTTGCGAATGATGGTCTGCCCGGTGGAATTAGAGACCCGGCCCAGCCAGAACAACAGCGAGCCAAAGATGGCGGTACGCACAATGCCATAGGCGGTCAGGCGAATATTCCCCACCTGTATGGCCATCGAGTCCAGCACCTGCACTACGTCATCCAGCACCCCCAGCACATAGAGGAACAGGATGGGCATCCCCACCCACAGAAACAGTTTCGCCACCGTGCGATTGCGGATCACCGTGCGCACGAACGAGCGGAAGAGCAGCACCAGCGCCACCGCCAGCGCAAACTGCACCAGCCAGTTACCGCCGCTGACCAGCGGTACAAACGCCGCCGCTATTTTCAGCAGTAATATCGCGAGCAGCGGAAACAGCAGCTTCCCACAGCGAAACAGCAACAGGCGTACAGGCTGGTTTTCCGGAGACGCCGGAGGGCCAGCCAACACCGGCAACAGTTTCAGAATGCGCTGAGACAGCACCCAGGCGAGAACATACACCAGCAGAATAATAACGGCCTGGCTAAACGCCTCCGGCGAAGTGAGTGCAGCCTGCCACTGCGACCAGGTGCTTGCTAAATCGAACTCGGTATCCATTGCTTAAATCCAGATAACTGTCTGTGGATCAGCCCCAGCAAGCCGCGCGATCGCGTCGGCTTCCATGGCGCTGGCCGGCACTCCGACTGTACTGGCAGAGTGAAACACAGCCGGCGCCGCCCGGACACCGAACCGTTGGCACAAACAGCCGACGCCCCTCAAATAGCGACTCCAGCCGACCTCTCCAGCCGACCCTAGTCGGCTACTCCAGCGCCTCGGCATCCGACGCGCTATAGGCATCCGCGGGCAGGTCCGCAACGTCTGGCTGACGGCGGCGACGAGTCTTGGCAGGCACCATGCCACGCATGGCTTCCAGCTTGCCAAAACACAGCAGTTTGTCGTTGGGTTCAAGCACTCGCTCGTGCTTGGGATTTGGAATAATCTTGGCGCCCCGGTACAGGGTAAGCACATTGATGTCGTGCTCATCCAGTTGCGTCTCGGCAATCGTCTTGCCCACAAACCTGGACCCTTCCGGTATATAGATTTCACTGACGCCGTAGCCCCGGCTGACCGTCAGCCGCTGGCGCACATCGATTTCGGGGAAATCCACCTGTGCAGCAATATACTCGATCACAGCGCCGGCCACATCGAGGCCGGTACAGGTTTCAATACCCTCGAGCCCCGGCGAGGAGTTCACTTCGAGAATTTGCGGGCCGGTACTGCTTTCCAGCATATCCACCCCCGCCACCTGCAACCCCATAATCTGGGTGGCACGCACGGCGGTGTCGATAAACTCCTGAGGCAAGTCCACGGGCTCCGCAATACCACCGCGGTGCACATTACTGCGGAATTCCTGCCCCTGCGCCACCCGGCGCATGGCCGCCACCACCCGATCGCCCACCACGAACGCACGGATATCCTTGCCCTTGCTCTCGGCAACGAACTTCTGGATCAGCACATTCTGTTTCTGCGCCTGCAGCAGCTCAATGATGGCTTCTGCCTGTTTTACGGTGTCGGCCAACAGGACGCCGATACCCTGGGTCCCTTCAATCAGTTTGATCACCACCGGCGCCCCGCCCACGCGCTCGATCGCGGGCAGCACGTCTTTTTTGTTGTGCACAAAGGTGGTCCGGGGAATGCCGATTTGATGCCGGCTGAGCAGTTGCAGGCTGCGCAACTTGTCGCGGGAGTTGTTGATGCCGTGGGCAGTATTCGCACAAAAGACATCCATCTCCTGAAACTGACGCACAACCGCCGTGCCGTAATAGGTGATGGAGGCGCCGATACGCGGCAGTACCGCATCGAAATCGGCAATTTGTTTTTGCCGATAGTAGAGGTCGGGAGCAGCCCGCTCCAGGTCAATGGCAAATTTGATGGTATCCAGCACGCTGACATCGTGACCGCGACTGACCGCAGCTTCCTTCAAACGACGAGTGCTGTAACAGTTGGGGCCTCGAGACAGTATGGCGAGCTTCATAATGTGTTCCTTGGCTGCATGACGAATAGCGTGGGGAATTTTTCCGACGAGCGCGGGTAGACCAGAGTTTTATTGATATTCAGGTTACCAAGTGGCAGATGCGCCAGCGGGACAATCGACGATTGCCCTACTTTATCATTTTTATCTGGCGGGGCTCGCCTTGCGTAAAAACACGCCTGACAAGGGTAGATCAATACCCGCCGAATACAAAAGCGCGCTGCCCGCTCTCCCTAATCCGGGCAGCGCGCAAAACTATCCATGAGACCCAGCTGATAGCCAAGGTCAATCACCGCCATATAAATCAATAATTTCAATTAAGGGCGACCCACCAATAGTATCTCCCCCGTACCCGATAACGCACGCCCTGCAGCCCAGGGCGCACATTCTCCAAAGAGACAAGGAAATACCATGGCTAACTACATCAACAGTGAAATCAAACCGTTCAACGCCAAGGCCTACCAGTCTGGTGACTTCTTCGACGTGTCCGACGCGGACCTGAAGGGCAAATGGTCCGTCGTCTTCTTCTACCCGGCAGACTTCACCTTCGTGTGCCCTACCGAGCTGGGCGACTTGGCGGACAACTACGCCGAATTCCAGAAGCTGGGCGTTGAGATCTACTCCGTGTCCACCGATACCCACTTCACCCACAAGGCGTGGCACGACACTTCGGAGACCATCGGCAAGATCCAGTTCCCGATGATCGGCGACCCCACCGGCACCATTACCCGCAACTTCGGTGTAATGATCGAGGAAGAAGGCATCGCCGATCGCGGTACCTTCGTGATCGACCCGGAAGGCCGCATCCAGATCGTTGAGATCAATGCCGGTGGTATCGGCCGCGACGCTCAGGACCTGCTGCGCAAGATCAAGGCCGCTCAGTACGTCGCCGCCCACCCGGGTGAAGTCTGCCCGGCCAAGTGGAAAGAGGGTGAAGAAACTCTGGCGCCCTCCCTGGACCTCGTCGGCAAGATCTAAGGAACTACTGAAAAACTACTGCGCGGGCGCCTGGCGGCGTCCGGCGGTGCCCGGAATGCTCATGTACTGTAAGTACACTCCGCTTCCTCCGCTCCGGCGGCCACCACCAGCCACCCGCTCGCTACGTTTTTCAACAGCCCCCACCTCGAAATTTACTGATTCGAAGTGATGAACTCGCCAGGAAGGTGCTGCTACCGGGTGCAACCTTGTGAGACCGTCTGCGGCCAGGACGGCCGCAGCCGAGCCCCCATGGATGGGTTTACGGCGTGTCTCACAAGGTTGCACCCGGTAGCAGCACCGCCACGACACTTAAAAAGAACCACCCAAGAATTTCAGGACACACCGATGTTGGACGCAAACGTAAAGAAACAACTGGACACCTATCTGCAGAATATCGTTACGCCGATCGAGATCAGTGTGTCCGTCGACAGCAGCCCCAAGGCTGCTGAACTGAACGACCTTGCCAGCGAAATCGCAAGCCTCTCCAGCAAGATCGATTTGAAGCAGGAAAACCGCAAACGCACCCCGAGCATGGCCATTGCGCCAGCCGGAGAGACACCGCGTGTGAGCTTCGCCGGTATCCCCATGGGCCACGAATTCACCTCCCTGGTGCTCGCCCTGCTGCAAGCCGGCGGCCACCCTTCCAAGGTGGACCCGGAGCTGCAGGAGCAGATTCGCACTATCCAGGGCGACTTCCACTTTGAAACCTATATCTCGCTGTCGTGCCAGAACTGTCCGGACGTAGTCCAGGCCCTGAACCTGATGGCGAAACTGAATCCCAATATCACCCACGAGATGATCGACGGCGCCCTGTTTCAGGACGAGGTCGACGAGCGCCAGATCATGGCGGTACCGGCGGTGTACCTGAACGGTGAGCATTTTGGCCAGGGCCGCATGGATCTGGAAGAAATCGTGGCCAGAATCGACACCGGTGCCGAGGCGCGCCAGGTGCAAGAGTTAAACGAGCGCGAACCTTACGACGTGCTGGTGTTGGGCGGTGGCCCCGCCGGCGCCGCCGCGGCGATTTACGCCGCGCGCAAGGGCATCCGCACCGGTCTTGTGGCCGAACGTTTTGGTGGCCAGGTGATGGATACCGTGGGTATCGAAAACTTTATTTCAGTCCCTTACACCGAGGGCCCGAAACTGTCCGCCAGCCTGGAGCAGCACGTGAAAGAGTACGGCGTCGACATCATTACCGGTCAGCGCGCAGCCCAGCTGAAGCGTGACCAGCTGATTGCGCTGGAACTGGAAAGCGGTGCCACCCTGGCGAGCAAATCCGTGATTCTCGCCACCGGCGCACGCTGGCGCGAGCTGGGAGTACCCGGCGAAGCCGAATACCGCAACAAGGGCGTAGCCTACTGTCCGCACTGCGACGGCCCCTTCTTCAAGGGCAAACATGTAGCCGTGATCGGCGGTGGTAACTCCGGTATCGAAGCCGCCATCGATCTGGCGGGGATCGTCAAGCACGTCACCGTGCTGGAGTTCGCCGACACCCTGCGCGCCGATGACGTGCTGGTACGCAAGGCGCGCTCTATGGCCAACATCGACATCATCACCAATGCACAGACCACCGAGGTGCTCGGCGATGGCAACAAGGTCAATGGCCTGCAGTACACCGACCGTGTCAGCGGCGAAAGCAAACAAGTGGAGCTGGCGGGCGTCTTTGTACAGATCGGCCTGGTGCCGAACACGGAATTCCTCAAGGACAGCGGCCTGGAAATGAACCGCATGGGCGAGATCGTGATCGACAGCCGCGGTGCCACCTCCATCCCCGGGGTGTTCGCCGCCGGCGATGCCACCACCGTGCCGTACAAGCAGATCGTGATCTCCATGGGTGCCGGTGCCACCGCCGCACTCGGCGCCTTCGACCACCTGATTCGCACTTCGGTCAGTGATGAACCGGCAGAGTCCGAGTCAGGTTCCGTGACGGATGCCGCATCAGAGCCCCTGTCGATGGCCAGCTGACCGCTGCATCAGACCCAAAACCCGGATACCGGTTTCCCAGCGGTATCCGCTCCTCCCCCTGCGGTTACCCCAACCGCGCACACTGGGAAACATCCTCAATGATTGCAGCCGGCACCAGCCGGCTTTTTTTGGGGTAGACCATGCCTGACCGGACTGGCGCGCAATTTCGTCTACGCTTCCTACAGAGACGTTCCCAAAAGGTAACGTCACATACCGTTTCTGGCTGGAAAGGGAAAGACAATGGGCAATCTCATGCAGATTCTGAGGCACCGTTCATCGGTCTATTTCACTCTGATACTCCTGGGCGCCGCAATCTCCGGTATCGGGTTAACCGGCTGTGGCAGCGACCACGAGCGCAACGCACCATCCGAGCAGAGCCAGCGTGCGACCCAGGTGTCACAGGAGGCGTCACAGGAGCCGTCACAGGAGGCGAACGGCACAGCGACCGGCGCTCCATCCAATGCCGAGGGCCCGGGTGTCGCCATGAGCGATACGTTTATCGAAGATCTGGTGACCCGCTCCTACCCGTACGTGGCACTGTACAACGTCAACAACAAGTTCGCCGCCAAACAGGGGGGCTGGAATACCTGCTCAGCGGACACCCAGCTCAAGGATCACACGACGCGCGAAATTGCGCGGCCCAACAACGACACCCTGTATATCAGCTGCCTGCTGGATCTGCGCAGCGAACCCGTGATTCTCAAGATCCCCGCATTTGACTCA
The nucleotide sequence above comes from Microbulbifer salipaludis. Encoded proteins:
- a CDS encoding exopolysaccharide biosynthesis protein, with amino-acid sequence MKSQPPEMQEEIRNLTQLLFQLEQGTRAQDRVSLAQVLEALGQRSFAPLLLVAGLILFSPLSGIPGVPTLMGLLILLTSVQMLMLRRHLWLPQWLLRKSIAGPRFHRALQWLQRPAAFIDRWLRPRLPALVHRVGTYLTALLCTAIAAALPVMELLPFSATIAGLALTAFGLALVAQDGLVALLALAVMGSLAGVAMLAWV
- a CDS encoding mechanosensitive ion channel family protein; this translates as MDTEFDLASTWSQWQAALTSPEAFSQAVIILLVYVLAWVLSQRILKLLPVLAGPPASPENQPVRLLLFRCGKLLFPLLAILLLKIAAAFVPLVSGGNWLVQFALAVALVLLFRSFVRTVIRNRTVAKLFLWVGMPILFLYVLGVLDDVVQVLDSMAIQVGNIRLTAYGIVRTAIFGSLLFWLGRVSNSTGQTIIRKQETLDFRTREVVAKLFEIGLFVIIAVLILQLMGINLTALAVFGGAVGVGIGFGLQTIASNFISGIIIILDRSVSVGDYIEMEDGRKGLVTQLNMRSTTLETFDGKDIVVPNEKFVSNSFINWTHKNKKQRYRVDFGVGYNTNVRELVEIIKETVASHPKVLSGPEVPLEERPDCEIDSFGDNGVNMFVEFWMEGIDDGRNRVGGDLLLMILETLQEHGIEIPFPQRDVRLVSVPEKQVPVDA
- a CDS encoding cation:proton antiporter regulatory subunit, whose amino-acid sequence is MTVSRGYGVSEIYIPEGSRFVGKTIAETQLDEHDINVLTLYRGAKIIPNPKHERVLEPNDKLLCFGKLEAMRGMVPAKTRRRRQPDVADLPADAYSASDAEALE
- the ahpC gene encoding alkyl hydroperoxide reductase subunit C yields the protein MANYINSEIKPFNAKAYQSGDFFDVSDADLKGKWSVVFFYPADFTFVCPTELGDLADNYAEFQKLGVEIYSVSTDTHFTHKAWHDTSETIGKIQFPMIGDPTGTITRNFGVMIEEEGIADRGTFVIDPEGRIQIVEINAGGIGRDAQDLLRKIKAAQYVAAHPGEVCPAKWKEGEETLAPSLDLVGKI
- the ahpF gene encoding alkyl hydroperoxide reductase subunit F; amino-acid sequence: MLDANVKKQLDTYLQNIVTPIEISVSVDSSPKAAELNDLASEIASLSSKIDLKQENRKRTPSMAIAPAGETPRVSFAGIPMGHEFTSLVLALLQAGGHPSKVDPELQEQIRTIQGDFHFETYISLSCQNCPDVVQALNLMAKLNPNITHEMIDGALFQDEVDERQIMAVPAVYLNGEHFGQGRMDLEEIVARIDTGAEARQVQELNEREPYDVLVLGGGPAGAAAAIYAARKGIRTGLVAERFGGQVMDTVGIENFISVPYTEGPKLSASLEQHVKEYGVDIITGQRAAQLKRDQLIALELESGATLASKSVILATGARWRELGVPGEAEYRNKGVAYCPHCDGPFFKGKHVAVIGGGNSGIEAAIDLAGIVKHVTVLEFADTLRADDVLVRKARSMANIDIITNAQTTEVLGDGNKVNGLQYTDRVSGESKQVELAGVFVQIGLVPNTEFLKDSGLEMNRMGEIVIDSRGATSIPGVFAAGDATTVPYKQIVISMGAGATAALGAFDHLIRTSVSDEPAESESGSVTDAASEPLSMAS